CGCGGGCGGCGATGCCCGCCTTGGCTTCCTTGACCGGGACCATTTCCTCGACATCGAAGCCGACGACCGGCACACCGCATGCCATATATTCCAGGACCTTGATGCTGGCTCGGCCCATCAAATCCAGCGCCCGCGGATACAACCCGATGTCGAAGGCGGCGACGTATTCCATCAAGGCCGGCCGCCGCTGGTAGCCCGTCAGCCGGACCCATGGGCTGCGCTCCGCATATTCCCGCACCTTGCGGCTAGGTTCGCCCACCAGCCAGAGGACCAGCCGCGGTTCCTTCCGGCGCGCGCATTCCATCGCCTCGAGCAGCCGGTCCACGGCGTACATCTGCTGCAGCGAATCCGCCGGCAGCTCGTCGGAGAACTCGAAATGCGGCTGGTGGATCCCCGCCACCACCTCCCGCGCAGACCGCGTCCAAGCCTCCCGCGCCGCCTTCACCTGCTCCGGGGTCACGGAAGGAGTGGAAACCCCCTGCGGGATGACGACGGCCGGATTGCGCAATCCGCGATCGGCTAGGCGCCGCGAGACGGATTCGCTGGTGACAACCACCGCCGCCACGTTCGGCCGGTTGAGTTCGCGGATTTCCTCGGCGCCGAACAGCGGATCGTCGTGGTCGCAGACCACGGCGTTGTGGATCCGCCTGATCTGCCGCCAATCGGTGCAATAGACAAGCGGATAGCGCGCGCCCAGCCAGCGCATCAACAGCGGAAGCCAGATCCGCCGGCGGACCCCGCGGATCGGCCAGCAGGGATGCATATCCACATAGAACCGGTCGACCCGATCCAGCCGCGGCAGCAGCTCCTCCTGGCGGGCGTTGTTGTGGCCGCGGCTCCAGGCGCCCGCCCAGGCGATACGGTTCTTCGACGGCGGAGTCATTCGCCGGCCTCTCTCGAAAAGAAGGACGGCCAATCCAGCGGGCGCCCCTCGATCATGCGAACAAAGGCGTTCAGCACCCTGGGCTGGGAGTAAAAGGCCACCCGCCTTTCGCCGGCGGCGGACCAAGCCCGCCGAAGGCGTTCATCGCGCAGGACGCGCTCGCACAGCGCGGCAAACGCCGGGCGGTCGCCGGCTTCGATGAGGCATTCCGCCTGTTCGGGCGCGATCACATCGCGCACGCCGCCCACGTCGTAGGCCGCGAACGGGCATCCGGCGGCCATGGCTTCGATCAGCACGCGCGGAAACCCCTCGACGTCGGACGGCATGACGTACAAGTCCGCGGCGCGGAAAAATACCGGCACATCGCGATTGGGAACCTGGCCGCGGATATCGAACGATTCCTGCAATCCAAGCTCGGAAATGCGCCGCCGCAGTTCGGAAAGGTACGGCCCCCCGCCGGCCACCAGCAGGGTCAACGGCCCCGCCGCCGACCGGAGTGACCGCGCCAGGCCGGGGAGGAAATCGGCGCCGCGGCGGTGCGAGACGCGGTGCAGGAACAGCACCGCTTTGCGGTCCGGCGGAAGGCCCAGCGCGCGCCGGGCATCGTCCCGGTCCACCGCTTGAAACCGTTCGATGTCAACGAAATTCGGGAGGACGATGATTTTTTTCAGCGGGATCCGCGCGTGCCGGGCGTAATACTCCGCCATCCGCGGCGTGCCGGTCACGAAATCGGTGCACAGGCGGA
This is a stretch of genomic DNA from Anaerolineales bacterium. It encodes these proteins:
- a CDS encoding glycosyltransferase family 4 protein, whose amino-acid sequence is MTPPSKNRIAWAGAWSRGHNNARQEELLPRLDRVDRFYVDMHPCWPIRGVRRRIWLPLLMRWLGARYPLVYCTDWRQIRRIHNAVVCDHDDPLFGAEEIRELNRPNVAAVVVTSESVSRRLADRGLRNPAVVIPQGVSTPSVTPEQVKAAREAWTRSAREVVAGIHQPHFEFSDELPADSLQQMYAVDRLLEAMECARRKEPRLVLWLVGEPSRKVREYAERSPWVRLTGYQRRPALMEYVAAFDIGLYPRALDLMGRASIKVLEYMACGVPVVGFDVEEMVPVKEAKAGIAARDPAAFAAGLIALARDKPARARMGAHGIKASAAYHWEVLAQRYAELLDRCLERSGER
- a CDS encoding glycosyltransferase family 4 protein, which produces MKPPAAPRLLYLLPRYDAESAEHLYHLYDFLRNLQKRVPVEIHVERATGPLPKDPPLHPLRIRLPALRLFEEALVFLAARLRGIEFFYVHYSYTAAVAASIVVRLLGGRAYYWNCGMYADMGPEPGEPWRRKLVFGWNCFCINTSVRLCTDFVTGTPRMAEYYARHARIPLKKIIVLPNFVDIERFQAVDRDDARRALGLPPDRKAVLFLHRVSHRRGADFLPGLARSLRSAAGPLTLLVAGGGPYLSELRRRISELGLQESFDIRGQVPNRDVPVFFRAADLYVMPSDVEGFPRVLIEAMAAGCPFAAYDVGGVRDVIAPEQAECLIEAGDRPAFAALCERVLRDERLRRAWSAAGERRVAFYSQPRVLNAFVRMIEGRPLDWPSFFSREAGE